A single region of the Lysinibacillus sp. B2A1 genome encodes:
- a CDS encoding C4-dicarboxylate ABC transporter permease, protein MLILLLSFFLLLFLRVPVAISLALSTILVFFQIDFNMNMIPQRIFTALDSFPMMAIPGFVLAGVLMARGGISKYLIEALRAWIGHLPGGLAVVTIIACAIFAAISGSSPATAAAIGSIMIPAMISAGYKKRYSMGLVAAGGTLGILIPPSVPLIIYGITSEQSIGELFMAGVIPGLALSGILIVAAIVYAKRNGFKGDAPASWNERGRKSLKAIWGAFLPFLILGTIYSGVVTPTESAVIAVFYGLIVSLFIYREMKLKDFREVLVESVNITAMIFLIIGAASLFGLYLTNAQVPQQVGAWIAESDMNKWIFMIIVNILFFVMGMFLEAVSIILITLPILLPILAHFDINLIHFAIIMTINMELGMITPPVGLNLFVVSGIAKEKLGEVVKGVIPFIVLMIIFLGLVVLLPQLSLWLPEQMK, encoded by the coding sequence ATGCTAATCCTCTTACTTAGTTTCTTTTTATTACTATTCCTACGAGTACCGGTCGCGATTAGTTTAGCACTATCGACAATTCTTGTGTTCTTCCAAATTGATTTTAATATGAATATGATTCCTCAGCGTATATTTACTGCACTGGACTCTTTCCCGATGATGGCAATTCCAGGCTTCGTCCTTGCAGGGGTACTTATGGCACGAGGTGGGATTTCAAAATATCTTATTGAAGCTTTACGTGCATGGATTGGTCATCTTCCAGGTGGTCTTGCTGTTGTAACAATCATCGCCTGTGCTATTTTCGCAGCGATTTCAGGCTCTTCACCTGCAACGGCTGCTGCAATCGGTTCTATTATGATTCCTGCGATGATTTCTGCAGGCTATAAAAAGCGCTATTCTATGGGTCTTGTTGCCGCTGGTGGTACATTAGGTATTTTAATTCCACCAAGTGTACCGCTAATCATTTATGGTATTACCTCAGAGCAATCTATTGGTGAATTATTTATGGCTGGTGTTATTCCAGGTCTAGCATTATCAGGAATATTAATTGTGGCAGCCATCGTTTATGCAAAACGCAATGGTTTTAAAGGAGATGCACCTGCTTCTTGGAATGAGCGTGGTCGTAAATCTTTAAAAGCAATTTGGGGTGCATTTTTACCATTCTTAATTTTAGGAACAATCTATTCAGGGGTTGTAACTCCAACTGAATCAGCTGTTATTGCCGTTTTCTATGGTCTTATCGTATCCCTGTTCATCTACCGTGAAATGAAGCTAAAGGATTTCCGTGAGGTATTAGTAGAATCCGTTAATATTACAGCCATGATTTTCTTAATTATCGGTGCCGCTTCATTATTTGGATTATATTTAACAAATGCACAAGTACCACAGCAGGTTGGTGCATGGATTGCCGAAAGTGATATGAACAAATGGATATTCATGATAATTGTTAATATTCTATTCTTTGTTATGGGAATGTTCTTAGAGGCTGTGTCCATTATTCTAATTACTTTACCAATTCTATTACCGATTCTAGCACATTTCGATATTAACCTGATTCACTTTGCCATTATTATGACGATTAACATGGAGCTTGGTATGATTACACCGCCAGTGGGACTTAATCTCTTTGTCGTAAGTGGAATTGCTAAAGAAAAGCTTGGAGAAGTTGTCAAAGGGGTCATTCCTTTTATCGTTTTAATGATTATTTTCTTAGGATTAGTGGTTTTACTGCCACAATTATCACTTTGGTTACCAGAGCAAATGAAATAA
- a CDS encoding MFS transporter encodes MEACTKRYSIKDRQFWTIVISLGGASVFVFAAMYSVQPLLPFFTEQFQISVSTASLTMSVTTLSVIIGLIVLGFLSDRYGRVPFIRFSIILTIVPFLLMPLTDSFSMIILLRFIQGFAIAGVPAAALAYISEEINQQSMGFATALYISCNALGGTIGRLMMGYLTEYKSWEIAFFSLALLGGVIFILVWLTLPKSRNFSVHQRTIQKDLHGFWLHLKNPNLLILFGLGIILQLSFTGMWSFIPYYLAESPFLLSLKTISFIFLAYGLGIVGSPIANSLAGRVGINTIRTFGVLLLVCGILLTLSSSLSMIVVGLCIACLGFFTAHALTSATVSRTAIHQKGIASSLYLVSYYIGVASGSTLLSPIWLHFKWQGIVMITVLLPILYVAFLNYTLHKKIQS; translated from the coding sequence ATGGAAGCATGTACAAAGAGATATTCGATTAAGGACCGCCAATTTTGGACAATCGTGATTAGCTTGGGAGGAGCTTCGGTGTTTGTATTCGCAGCAATGTATTCGGTACAACCCCTGCTCCCCTTCTTTACAGAGCAATTTCAAATTTCTGTTTCCACTGCAAGTCTGACCATGTCTGTAACCACTCTATCCGTGATTATCGGGTTAATCGTTTTAGGATTTTTGTCTGATCGCTATGGGCGAGTACCATTTATCCGATTTTCCATCATTCTAACGATTGTCCCTTTTCTCTTAATGCCTTTAACGGATTCTTTTTCTATGATTATTCTTTTACGTTTTATCCAAGGCTTTGCGATTGCTGGTGTGCCTGCAGCTGCACTTGCCTATATAAGTGAAGAAATTAATCAGCAATCAATGGGTTTTGCGACAGCACTATATATATCATGTAATGCCCTAGGTGGGACGATTGGACGACTAATGATGGGTTATCTGACAGAATATAAATCTTGGGAGATCGCATTTTTTTCTTTAGCACTTTTGGGTGGCGTTATTTTTATTCTAGTGTGGCTTACCCTTCCAAAATCAAGAAATTTTTCAGTCCATCAACGTACTATTCAAAAGGATTTACATGGTTTTTGGCTCCATTTAAAAAATCCAAATTTACTTATTCTTTTTGGACTTGGGATCATTCTGCAGCTATCTTTTACAGGGATGTGGTCTTTTATCCCATACTATTTAGCTGAATCGCCATTCTTATTATCGTTAAAAACGATTTCCTTTATTTTTTTAGCATACGGCTTAGGAATCGTTGGTTCTCCAATTGCTAATTCCCTTGCAGGTAGAGTCGGGATCAATACGATTCGAACATTTGGGGTACTTTTATTAGTATGTGGGATTTTATTAACGCTCAGTTCCTCCCTTAGTATGATTGTTGTTGGGCTCTGTATTGCATGCTTAGGCTTTTTTACCGCTCATGCCTTAACCTCTGCAACAGTTAGCAGGACAGCTATCCATCAAAAGGGGATTGCCTCAAGCTTATATCTCGTATCTTATTATATTGGCGTTGCCTCAGGAAGTACTTTGCTCAGTCCAATCTGGCTGCATTTTAAATGGCAGGGGATTGTTATGATTACAGTACTTCTTCCTATACTATATGTCGCCTTTTTAAATTACACATTACACAAAAAAATTCAAAGCTAA
- a CDS encoding RNA polymerase subunit sigma-70, with protein sequence MSEHLAAIMDEHGEYCLRVAYLYVKDWAIAEEIVQDVFFAYYCQQERFEQRSSLKTYLVKITVHKSHDYLRSWKNKRHNLLEKLQIGMSKRTPEKELVEKDDRRILTTALFELPLPYREVLILYYYQELKIREIAEILASTENTVKTRLRRARQMLQEKLDKNDWEVLRDDIL encoded by the coding sequence TTGAGTGAGCATTTAGCAGCAATTATGGATGAGCATGGTGAATATTGCCTACGGGTGGCTTACCTATATGTAAAGGATTGGGCTATAGCGGAGGAAATCGTTCAGGATGTATTTTTCGCCTATTATTGTCAACAGGAGCGCTTTGAACAACGGTCCTCATTAAAAACATATTTAGTAAAAATAACTGTACATAAAAGTCACGATTATTTACGAAGCTGGAAAAATAAACGGCATAACTTATTAGAAAAATTACAAATTGGCATGAGTAAGCGAACACCTGAAAAAGAATTAGTAGAGAAGGATGATCGTCGGATTTTGACAACAGCTTTATTTGAACTTCCATTACCTTATAGGGAAGTGCTTATTCTTTACTATTACCAGGAATTAAAAATACGAGAGATTGCAGAAATACTAGCATCTACTGAAAATACAGTAAAAACTAGATTACGCAGAGCGAGACAAATGCTACAAGAAAAACTAGATAAAAATGATTGGGAGGTGTTAAGGGATGACATCCTTTAA